A region of Nostoc sp. 'Peltigera membranacea cyanobiont' N6 DNA encodes the following proteins:
- a CDS encoding serine/threonine protein kinase, which produces MLQPEQILQDRYQIQRQLGNNGIRQTWQALDLQASDGENSTVVVKLLAFGGTVQWDDLKLFEREAQILKQLNHPRIPRYIDYFCIDDRTLWFALIQQYIPGESLKEKLALGNRFTEKRARKIAGEILNILMYLHELNPGVLHRDIKPSNLIWGEDNRIYLVDFGAVQDKAAREGVTFTVVGTYGYAPMEQFGGRAVPASDLYALGATLIHLLTGTSPSDLPQQDLRLQFTDRVNLSPSFVSWLQKLVEPAPEQRFPDARQALNALKSGLAIKSTNRSQLLPQREIINNSGCGINNQNETVPEEILGWNWGAFLMPWLWMWPNQVWCGIFCFVPQISGLMSIALGAKGNEWAWKSRRWNSIEQFKAHQRGWAIAGILIGGPISIVLWVTAIVMLKAAL; this is translated from the coding sequence ATGCTGCAACCAGAACAGATATTACAAGATCGTTATCAAATCCAACGCCAACTCGGTAACAATGGGATTCGTCAAACTTGGCAAGCATTGGATTTACAAGCCTCTGATGGCGAAAATTCAACCGTTGTGGTCAAACTTTTAGCCTTTGGCGGTACTGTACAGTGGGATGATTTAAAACTTTTTGAGAGAGAAGCACAAATTCTTAAACAGCTAAATCATCCCCGCATTCCTCGATATATAGATTATTTTTGTATCGACGATCGCACACTGTGGTTTGCTTTAATACAACAATATATTCCTGGGGAGTCGCTTAAGGAAAAACTTGCTCTTGGCAACAGGTTTACTGAAAAGCGAGCGAGAAAAATCGCTGGTGAGATTTTAAATATTCTCATGTATCTACATGAGTTAAATCCAGGGGTGTTACATAGAGATATTAAACCGAGTAATTTAATCTGGGGCGAAGATAATCGGATTTATTTGGTAGATTTTGGCGCAGTTCAAGATAAAGCGGCGAGGGAAGGCGTTACTTTCACCGTTGTAGGTACTTATGGTTATGCGCCGATGGAACAATTTGGCGGTCGAGCGGTTCCAGCTTCAGACCTCTATGCATTGGGTGCAACTCTGATTCATTTGCTCACTGGGACTTCCCCCTCTGATTTACCCCAGCAGGATTTGCGACTGCAATTTACAGACCGAGTTAATCTCAGTCCTAGTTTTGTCAGTTGGCTACAAAAGTTGGTAGAACCCGCTCCCGAACAACGTTTTCCTGATGCCCGCCAAGCGCTGAATGCTCTCAAATCTGGTTTGGCTATCAAATCTACAAACAGGAGTCAGCTTTTACCGCAAAGAGAAATAATTAATAATTCTGGATGCGGGATAAATAATCAGAATGAAACAGTCCCAGAGGAAATTCTCGGTTGGAACTGGGGCGCGTTTCTGATGCCTTGGTTGTGGATGTGGCCGAATCAAGTGTGGTGTGGAATATTCTGTTTTGTACCCCAAATTTCGGGGTTAATGTCGATCGCACTTGGTGCGAAAGGCAATGAATGGGCTTGGAAAAGTAGACGGTGGAATAGTATTGAGCAATTCAAAGCCCATCAAAGAGGCTGGGCGATCGCGGGTATTCTAATTGGAGGGCCTATTAGTATTGTCTTGTGGGTTACTGCGATCGTTATGCTCAAAGCGGCACTATAA
- the rfbB gene encoding dTDP-glucose 4,6-dehydratase, translated as MSRRLLVTGGAGFIGANFVHHWCQLYPKDRVVVLDALTYAGNRLNLAMVEGKENFRFVQGDICDRTIIDELLSTENIDTIAHFAAESHVDRSILGPAAFVQTNVVGTFTLLEAFRQYWEAKAQPSDYRFLHVSTDEVYGSLGADDAAFSETTPYAPNSPYSASKAGSDHLVRAYYHTYKLPTIITNCSNNYGPYQFPEKLIPLMCINTLIGKPLPVYGDGKNVRDWLYVGDHCRALDVVINHGQPGEMYNIGGNNEVENLNLVQLLCQMMDELAPDLPVHPAKELITFVKDRQGHDRRYAINANKIKTQLAWTPSVTIAEGLRLTVEWYLNHRDWWEPLLSAEYQAYYRKNYF; from the coding sequence ATGAGTCGGCGGTTATTGGTTACTGGGGGTGCGGGGTTTATTGGGGCAAATTTTGTCCATCACTGGTGTCAGCTTTATCCAAAGGATCGGGTGGTGGTGTTGGATGCGCTTACCTACGCGGGAAATCGTCTAAACTTGGCGATGGTTGAGGGAAAAGAGAATTTTCGGTTTGTGCAAGGGGATATTTGCGATCGCACCATCATAGACGAGCTATTATCAACCGAAAATATAGATACTATCGCCCATTTTGCTGCTGAATCTCATGTCGATCGTTCCATTCTTGGCCCGGCGGCTTTTGTGCAAACTAATGTCGTAGGAACTTTCACATTGCTGGAAGCTTTTCGGCAATATTGGGAGGCTAAAGCACAACCATCTGATTATCGTTTTCTGCACGTTTCGACTGATGAAGTCTACGGTAGTTTGGGCGCAGATGATGCTGCTTTTTCTGAAACTACACCCTACGCTCCTAATAGTCCCTATTCAGCCTCGAAAGCTGGTAGTGACCATTTAGTGCGTGCTTATTATCATACTTATAAACTTCCAACTATTATCACAAATTGCTCTAATAATTACGGGCCTTATCAATTTCCTGAAAAGCTAATTCCTCTAATGTGTATCAACACTTTAATAGGTAAACCACTACCTGTTTATGGCGATGGAAAAAATGTGCGGGATTGGCTTTATGTGGGCGATCATTGTCGTGCTTTGGATGTAGTAATCAATCATGGACAACCAGGGGAAATGTACAATATTGGTGGCAACAATGAGGTGGAAAATCTCAACCTGGTGCAGCTTTTGTGTCAGATGATGGATGAATTAGCACCTGATTTACCAGTACATCCAGCAAAGGAATTGATTACTTTTGTCAAGGATAGACAGGGACACGATCGCAGATATGCAATTAATGCAAACAAGATTAAAACTCAACTTGCTTGGACACCTTCAGTAACAATTGCTGAGGGTTTACGTTTAACTGTTGAATGGTATCTCAATCATCGTGATTGGTGGGAACCTCTGTTGTCTGCGGAATATCAAGCTTACTATCGCAAAAATTATTTTTAG
- a CDS encoding glycosyltransferase has translation MRKLYFLLPGTDGKFACGGLWAELKAFKLAQSFSSADVVTYRQREKDKLFLDDLLKEKDLNDVIFVISWGFHVTELVAKLKQYNVVYHAHSPGYPFRLPPSIPIVTVSRYTMGYWGEKSPNSLIYYLPNQISNEFKNLGRERDIDVLVQARKSSEYLIKELIPALQKRCKVLVVDSYIEDLPGLFNRAKVYLYDSAEYWAQQGVSEGFGLQPMEALASGCQVFSSVNGGLADYLDPGFNCYKIAGYSQEYDVQRILKVIDSSVAWSLSEEFFAEYRAENIIKRFQVILDELNEFFDRKIQQPSNIKSLTRVRMAKLLAQKIYGKLRKKYFN, from the coding sequence ATGAGAAAACTTTACTTCTTACTTCCCGGTACAGATGGCAAGTTTGCCTGTGGTGGTCTTTGGGCTGAGTTAAAAGCGTTTAAACTGGCTCAGAGTTTCTCTAGTGCTGATGTTGTAACTTACCGCCAACGAGAAAAAGATAAGCTGTTTCTTGATGATTTGCTGAAAGAGAAAGATTTAAATGATGTAATTTTTGTCATCAGTTGGGGATTCCATGTAACTGAACTCGTGGCTAAACTTAAGCAATACAATGTTGTTTACCATGCACATAGTCCAGGTTATCCATTTAGACTACCTCCGAGTATTCCGATTGTTACAGTTAGCCGTTATACAATGGGCTATTGGGGAGAAAAATCACCAAATTCCCTAATTTATTATTTGCCCAATCAAATTTCTAATGAGTTTAAAAATTTAGGTCGAGAACGAGATATTGATGTTTTAGTTCAGGCTCGAAAATCTTCTGAGTATTTAATTAAAGAATTGATCCCAGCGTTACAAAAACGTTGTAAAGTATTGGTTGTTGACTCTTATATAGAAGACTTACCTGGACTATTTAACCGAGCTAAGGTTTACCTCTATGATTCGGCTGAGTACTGGGCACAGCAGGGTGTTAGTGAAGGATTTGGTCTGCAACCAATGGAAGCTCTTGCATCTGGTTGTCAAGTATTTTCTAGTGTCAACGGGGGATTGGCTGATTACTTAGATCCTGGATTTAATTGCTATAAAATTGCTGGATATTCTCAAGAATATGATGTGCAACGGATTCTCAAGGTGATTGATTCTTCAGTAGCTTGGAGTTTGTCTGAAGAGTTTTTTGCTGAATATCGGGCTGAAAATATTATTAAGCGTTTCCAAGTAATTTTGGATGAGTTAAATGAGTTTTTTGATCGCAAAATCCAGCAGCCATCCAATATTAAGAGTTTGACGAGAGTACGTATGGCAAAATTACTTGCTCAGAAAATATATGGGAAGCTGAGGAAGAAATATTTTAACTAA
- a CDS encoding DUF6391 domain-containing protein — protein MNTSASSQGSSSPFEFFNFGFTIPVSEKVPTIEGQFSDFPQPTQDADLLRQLSFIPGLKEILTIRQVHALEHATVWVLSESNSAYPTKGEPPNVQLDNEQLSGLSTEHGFYLYGEVNISDLRRAVTLARHRLTSGEWDLAVHPRCGTNLSVAMLLTAGLAIGVHLLLPFRPIEQLIGLGLAATTAAELAPDLGSIAQRYLTTAIPFNLAIENITRTHDVWGREAHFVKVGWQE, from the coding sequence ATGAATACTTCCGCCTCTTCTCAGGGTAGCTCGTCTCCCTTTGAATTTTTCAACTTTGGTTTTACGATACCTGTATCTGAGAAAGTTCCGACTATTGAAGGCCAATTTTCAGACTTTCCGCAACCCACACAAGATGCCGACTTACTTAGGCAGCTATCATTTATTCCAGGGTTGAAAGAAATTCTAACGATCCGGCAGGTTCACGCCTTAGAACATGCGACTGTTTGGGTTCTTAGCGAATCAAACAGTGCCTATCCTACTAAGGGAGAACCTCCTAACGTTCAGCTAGATAACGAACAATTAAGCGGTTTGTCTACTGAGCATGGATTTTACCTTTATGGCGAGGTGAATATTAGTGATTTGCGGCGTGCGGTCACACTTGCTCGACATCGCCTTACTAGTGGGGAATGGGATTTAGCTGTACATCCCCGTTGCGGGACAAATTTATCAGTAGCAATGTTGTTAACAGCCGGACTAGCTATCGGCGTACATCTGTTACTACCATTTCGGCCAATTGAGCAACTTATCGGTTTGGGGTTAGCAGCGACGACAGCAGCCGAACTCGCACCTGATTTAGGTTCTATAGCCCAGCGTTACCTAACAACAGCCATTCCTTTTAACCTAGCAATTGAAAATATTACCCGTACACACGACGTTTGGGGGCGTGAAGCACATTTTGTTAAAGTAGGTTGGCAAGAATGA